The segment TATGTCTGTACTGTATACATAGGATAATACTTTCTCAGTTATTGGAGTCTCTTAGAGTCCTTTCTTAGGCATTTTTACAATAGTTAATCCAAACATAAGAGGAATGGAACTTGTGCACATTGAATTGGATTTATCTACTTGTTTTATAGGACAAGAAGGCGCAATAACTTACACAGATAATATAAAATTAACAGGAATCTAGGACACCTTTCCACACAAAGCTCCAGCTCCACACAAAACACTAAGGCTTGAAGCCTTAGTAACCCAAGGGATTGGTAAAGTCAACTAAAAGGAAGGGAAAGTTGCCAACACAGCACTCAAGAGGCATACACATAGGGGAACTCAGTTGTTGTTTTTAACTCGTAATATTTGGGAAGAAATATACAGATGGGTTTAGATATATCCACAACTATTTTACTAGAGCCTACCTAAACAACATACTTGATTTGTATCTAGTCTATCAATCTCCTGGTATATGTAtttcaaaatctaaaataaatagtataattaGACTATATTGTCCTGCGTGTGATTGTTCTTGACTGTCCTCTGGCATGTCATAGCAGTCATTAAATGACATACAACTTTCCCCAAGGAGCTCACTACTCCAATTCTGTGGAATCAATGTGGTTTAACCACCATTATTAGGAGGTTGGCAATTAAGCATGTGCATTGTGCTTGTGCTCCCATTGTTAAATCTTCAATTCTTTGTAACCAAACTAGATTTCAAAAATAGACTATTGCTTCAAACAGGGTTTCCAGGgaagggtgtttttttattttatttagggcaGCAGATGTCctaaaattcatattattttaaCTTCCTTTTCTCATCTGTTTTGaaaattcaaaaactttttatGGATGCGGATGAAAGGAAAAATGTCCGAATATCTTTGCCACAAAGTCAAATACCTAAGTTTATCTTGCTTAAATTATTCCCCGCAAGCATCCTAAAAACCTTAAAAGGACAAGTCATATATATTTTGTCTTGAAGCCCGTAAGCATCTCCACCACATGAGTATTGTCACGCCATCAGCCATGTGATATTTaccaaacaaaacattgtttagaTGGTTGCTGTGCCTGATCACTTCCTTAACCCCTTGTGAGAGAATAAATGAACATTGTCTTGAAATTAGTTATGTGATCCATACTAAAGAATACTTTACAGGAAAGTAGAGAAGTAGAAAACCTCCCACCAATGTTTCTGAAAACCTGGTCATTTAAAGTAcacttgtatttaaacaaaacactGCAAACCTACAATTGGACCTTTAGACCTGGTACAGATCATGCCCATACTTTCCATACATGCATCCCGTATTGCCTACCAGCATTTTTACACTTTCCTGAAAGCCCACTTTAGAATTTTACCATGCAACCCCTTTCCTACTTGGGTGACGGCCCTTTGGACAGATAATTGGCTGCTCCGGCACTGAGAGGTCAAAGTGAAGATGagcctgctgcttctctttttactctTCAGCCCAAACCTAGAGGACTGAAACACCTGCACGTGTTACTTTACTACAGCAATAAAAGAAACGGTATCCTGACTTGCCAGACAGGGTTGTGCTGAATTGACAGACCTTTAGGCAGATAatctattcttttaaatatagttCCTCTATGTACTTTTCAGCATGCTGCTATTACAAGGTGTTTCCCCCATGCTGAATATAGTATGTAAATGTACATAGACAGAAGAGCATACATGTATTACTTTATATACTCCATCATAGTAACACACAAAGAGACCTCAGCTGGACTTTAACTTTAACTTCTGATTAATATCTGGTTTCTGAGAAGTGAGCACGCTTCAGATAATGCATTTTGCTGATGCAATATTTAAGTACATCGGCGGAAATGGAAGCTCAGTGGAAAATATTGAATTATCGATGTGGCTAATTAGGATTACATCATGAGCTTGTGATTTAGTTGAAGCTCATATGATATGCAGACAAAGCTTTTACTGTTCTCTGAAAGGGTCAATTTATCATCCTTTTCTATTCACACAGGATATTGGCACGCTAATCCACTGTTCAGAGACCATCTCTAGAGTCTCCATATTCATATCCTCCATTTTAGGAAGTATGCAACATCACATAAATAAGGCATCATGGCCACAGTAAGGTGGAGCCAGGAATTTCAAAAACTTTTGCTTGTGGACTAATCCTCTAAGAAAACCATCACAATAAGTAAAGCAACAGAAATAGTCAGAATTTCTACATACAGGTTTTGTTAGTGAAATAACACTGACTTTATTCAGTTTACTTGCATTGGTTCTGACCATCTGGAACTAAATACTTCATTCTTAGTCATatcttataaatatatgaaacaaaTTATACCAACAGAAGATGGTGGGGGAGAACACGTGTCCATCATTCTTGAAATtatgattttctttatttatctagAGACAGGCTATATCAATATGCCAGTTGTTTTCAAATTATAGTGTCCCACAGCATTTAGGTTCTATATGGTTACTTCAAAAATGAACATACCTGGTTGTAAAATACAGAATCCTTTGTGCCTAAGATCCACCAAACGCTAGCATTGAACAGTACAAACAGACGTACACAGCACACATTAAATGTTCATGGATCTCACCTCTCTGTTATCATTGGGTCTGAATGTTGTGACTTGAATATACTGTGGTTCCCTATATACATTTTCAGTTAGAGGTGGAATTCCTCCtaaaataaaagacatattaCAATTTCTTTATATAGTTTGTGCTGTGCTTATCATAAAGGTATAACAATACAAGTTAAACTGTAAAAGAGGAAGACCTAACTTCCTTCTCTTAGCACTGGTAAATCATCTGGAGTTTCTGGAGCTGATAAAAATCAGGCTATAAGTTACCTATTAAAAAATGACGTCAGTTTTCAAAGACTATACCCCTTTTCATGCAGAGAAGTTTTCAGAACGATGAATCAGTTTAAAATGTCCTGAATCTGCAATAGGGTATACAACCTCAGGAAGTGTTCTACTCAGATGCAAAAAATTCTGTACATTGTTAGCCATTAGTCAGTTCTAAAAGTTTCAAGCTTAATTGATACCTTTATTGGCTAACTTGAATGTTTAAATATACAAGCTTTTAAAACATGTTGGCTTTCTTCATGCGGTATGAAGCCTGATGAAGAATCCTATTGTGTGTCTGATTAAAGGGTTGGCTACAATTATGTATACCAAAACGGCAAAAGATCCCCAATATTGGGCTTTTTACCTCTTTACACACAACATTGAAGTACAGCTTTAGGTGAAGTTTCTGGCTAGAAGGTTAAGTGCCAAAAGGATTCATGTCTAGAAGACATGCTGTTGATGGTATCCAATATTGAGATATTCGACTCTGTCATATGGCTGGAACTCAATCACACTAAATAGTATTACTTCCTGTAAATGTCCAAAACAATTCGGAGTCAACACCCTAAAGTCAAAATTACTCACAGGGTATGCAAAGAGCAAAGGGCTAAAAGCATTTACAAAGTCCGGATTTGATTTTATCTGGCTTACCTTGATTTAAacctaggctaggtacacacgtgcaataattgtcattagaaaacaaatgactaatgGCAGATCAacgcacgattattttgaatgatcgtattggtcacaattctgtacatcctgtaatgatacaatcgttcaactataatccaccaatagtgtgcACACGTTAGacgcgatcgtttgaatgatgcaggaaggggcatgtaaaggagaaagtgtaccacagaaccatccacgatcactaaatgATCGTACACACAATTGATGACGAATAATCATCgaccaatcagatctgccaggacggttgttcccagtgacattcctcgctcatcggcgtcattggccagtcactgtgcactttttttgttaacgattattggatgaTCGGTcgataattattgaacgtgtgtacgtagccttaggcttaATCAGAATCTGGAGTGATAATACTAATCATTCTTTGATATCCCTCCATTACTAAGCTCTGATAAAAGGGGACCCTTTGGACACCCAAATCATGTTGTCCCCCTACTACATAAAAGTCTGAATGAAACTGAAAATGGACTTTATAGATACCACTTTTGCCTCATCTCCTTGCATACTCAGTTGTGCAAAGCTGACCATAAATCACTATTTTAGGAAAACACAAGAGGACTTGCCACACACCTTTCTTctacttcctaaaaaaaatctttgatagCATGACTGTTTTGCATACAGTAACCAAGTATGTAATAAACTTTCAATCCTTATGAAATTTGTAAATGGCAAAGGTTTCACTATCAACCTGAATGTAATGCCATGAATATTTCTATTGCTTTAGAAAACTTAAAAGCAAGTTTCTATTTCATCTGGGTATCCATTTTGCTCGAGGAGGGTGTCTAGGAGGAGTGTCGCACCAACTATCCACAACTCTAATAGCAGGTTGATGGGTCTAATTGGTCTGGtgattttacataaattattatattgttatttataaacgattataatatgtttttatattgtaaaaaaatggctATTAAGATGACctgtaaaaactgttttattagaGTAGTGGCAATAAATGTTCCGTGCATTATCCTACGGATCACTAGGAAAAactttctaaaattaaaatatatccgaggcttaagtatttttatttttgtatggagaatagaatgttttttttttcttctgtcggTTCTtcatttggaagatttccctttactttctgtcttatAGATGTAACAGGAAGCAGctctccaaagtgagggaaacATTTTCCAAGACAGTTGCCACCAGAGCAAGTGTTTCAGTTGGAAAATTCTCCCTGTACATCATTTTTATTGACAATGTGAAATTTTAGATTTACCCATATTCATTCTGGGTGACagtggtcactaggacaaatagaggttaatctccccagtggggacatCCACAGTGATAAAATGGACAGATATTGCAACTCCTAGTACAATagccaaaaaacaaatgacaaatactTGAACAGACCTCAACTTTGCAACAGAAGGCAAACAGTAGGGTTAAACATCTGTAATTTACATAAAATGGAACCTAAGTTCAAAAAAATTGAGCATGCGTGCAAAAAAAGACAGGTAATGtctcttctaaaataaaataaacttacctgcctgtttatatttttcaacTAAACTCATCAATCTTTGTCAGCACCAGCATCAACAActggtccttttccaggtttgggaCTATGAACATTCTTATTGGCATGGAATGACATATCTTCTGCTCATGtgcacgggagttcattcattcccagcagccagctatgccaagatcatacactgagctgcatatgcgTGGTTTAGTGTATTTCATAAAGAAGAtggcaggtatgtttgttttattgtagaagggacatagGCTGTaaaggaatataataaaataccttgtgttggcttttttttccttgtattgaGATGCACTAGAATAGCCAATGCTATAATCACTGCAATCACTGCAATCACTATAAGTACTAAATATACATAATAGCTACGGGATgaatttcctgtaataaaaaaaaacagaacagaaaaaaaactttttataataatttctattataaaaggctatataaatataactagCCAATAAAACCTGAAACTTTTTTAGTAGTGGCTAAAAGGTcactaggaaaaaaataaatagtctgagaaataaatatttctgtacctAAAAGCAATTACCGTATTCCCATCCTCCCCCTTTTGCATCAGAAGCTATTATAGTTGATTGCTAGTATAAACATGTTTTCTCTTTGATATAcccatagggtctgatttattaaagctctccaaggctggaaaggatacactatcatcaatGAAGAATGATTTGGATGGATGTTCgcatatgttttaaatcctggaccagctccatttcaggtttgctggatcacccagcttcactgaagaaagtgtatactctccatccttggagaactttaataaatcaggcccatagtgggCACTTTACAAACTATgttgtttaataaagcaaatagtGATCCTGCAACTGTTTAGgcaaaatgtgtatatatgatCCAAAGGTTTAGTTgataaagttattatttaaaaataaattggtaaagCTGCCctttaaaataagcaaaaactGACTGCAGTCAATTTCTAAAACTTTCTAAACTCTAAccaaaactaaaaggaaaacGTTTTACTGGGGTTGGATTTTAAAACTAGTGATTAGGGAAGAATGACAATACTTTTGAAGCTGAAAGCCTCTCCAACGAGTGCTCTCTACACCAATGATGTGCGGAAGGGCATCTCTGAATGTAGAGCTCATTGAGGCTACAGGATAAACATATCCAGATAGCCTGAGACTGAAAAAACCTTGCCTAGCCCAATTATTTAAATCTTTGCTGTGAAATGTAAACAGCCAGTCAGATTGGAGCAAAGTAACCAAAGTCAGATCCGAGCATAAAAATCATGGTAAATAAACTGGAAATAACTTGAATTCCATAGCACACCTTAATATTGCTGCTGAATATGAACCTATGTGACTACTGGATATCTGTACCTATATCTGTACCTGCAcagactgtatttttttatatttatgatacaaGTTCACATTTTGTTAGTTGTGGTCACAAGTTTAAACAGAATAAATGCCAGCACCCCTTACTCCAGtcatattttccttaaaaaattaatatatacagGGACATAAATAGGATTACTAGGCACCCCTGTACCTACAACTACATAGGTGTGTATATTGTGGAGATCTAAAGCATTGCCAATCTCAGGAGAATGGAGTGAGGTTTGGTGGTGTTATGGTTGTTCTACTCACTGCACTCCTTACTAATAAGGAAGAAAAGCTTTGCCCCAATCGTAATGGCCATGTCCACACGGAGTCAAGACATGGTAAGTCAGTATAAAGGATAGGATTTGCTGCGGGAGGGGCCCTGGCAATGCTGGTGACCAGTCCTTTGCCCTGTGTCTGCCATGTTTTAAACATAACTTCTAgagcttagttccacttttaagactTCTGATTACAAATTCTCTGTACTTGTCTATGTTTCCATCAGTTTTCTTATTAAACTACAGGCACTCTCTAAATAGCTGGTTGTTTTGAATCTTTCACAATACTCCTACCTCTTCCATTATAATCTGTACAGTTTATTTTCTCAGAGACATTCTTACTGTCAGCAGGATTCTGTACTATACACATGAACTCTGTATCCCAGGAGTCATTCTTTAGTGATACATGGATTGTATTTCCAGTATTATTATACAGCTGAAAATTGGGGTCTCTGtgtctgtatttccatgtatAGGACAACGTTGTTTTATTTGTTGGGACAGAACAATTCAGAGTTGCATTGCACCAGTAATTGTCTCTCTTCTTTGTAATTCCTATAGATGGGGTAGGAACAGGTtctgtagaaaacaaaaacatacattagatatattaatatatgaataataaatgacTTGGATACGGATGATTCAGAGTCTTCAAAGTTTTGCATATGGAGGATCTTGCGCCATTCATTAAAGACACCCACACACAATTCTTTGACACCTGGTATGAGTGGCAACAGTTTGTTGGGTCAACAGAGTACAATAGACATatggaggctgattcatcaagcaaaatcggaagctcgctcgcgcattcgtattcgcgatccgaaatcctacaccgtcgcgcaattcagcaactgaaagagctcgcgcatctccggcagctttacactggtgagcttgcattaaaagtcactgttcccctaaaaaatcattctttctaatggcacacatattaccNNNNNNNNNNNNNNNNNNNNNNNNNNNNNNNNNNNNNNNNNNNNNNNNNNNNNNNNNNNNNNNNNNNNNNNNNNNNNNNNNNNNNNNNNNNNNNNNNNNNNNNNNNNNNNNNNNNNNNNNNNNNNNNNNNNNNNNNNNNNNNNNNNNNNNNNNNNNNNNNNNNNNNNNNNNNNNNNNNNNNNNNNNNNNNNNNNNNNNNNNNNNNNNNNNNNNNNNNNNNNNNNNNNNNNNNNNNNNNNNNNNNNNNNNNNNNNNNNNNNNNNNNNNNNNNNNNNNNNNNNNNNNNNNNNNNNNNNNNNNNNNNNNNNNNNNNNNNNNNNNNNNNNNNNNNNNNNNNNNNNNNNNNNNNNNNNNNNNNNNNNNNNNNNNNNNNNNNNNNNNNNNNNNNNNNNNNNNNNNNNNNNNNNNNNNNNNNNNNNNNNNNNNNNNNNNNNNNNNNNNNNNNNNNNNNNNNNNNNNNNNNNNNNNNNNNNNNNNNNNNNNNNNNNNNNNNNNNNNNNNNNNNNNNNNNNNNNNNNNNNNNNNNNNNNNNNNNNNNNNNNNNNNNNNNNNNNNNNNNNNNNNNNNNNNNNNNNNNNNNNNNNNNNNNNNNNNNNNNNNNNNNNNNNNNNNNNNNNNNNNNNNNNNNNNNNNNNNNNNNNNNNNNNNNNNNNNNNNNNNNNNNNNNNNNNNNNNNNNNNNNNNNNNNNNNNNNNNNNNNNNNNNNNNNNNNNNNNNNNNNNNNNNNNNNNNNNNNNNNNNNNNNNNNNNNNNNNNNNNNNNNNNNNNNNNNNNNNNNNNNNNNNNNNNNNNNNNNNNNNNNNNNNNNNNNNNNNNNNNNNNNNNNNNNNNNNNNNNNNNNNNNNNNNNNNNNNNNNNNNNNNNNNNNNNNNNNNNNNNNNNNNNNNNNNNNNNNNNNNNNNNNNNNNNNNNNNNNNNNNNNNNNNNNNNNNNNNNNNNNNNNNNNNNNNNNNNNNNNNNNNNNNNNNNNNNNNNNNNNNNNNNNNNNNNNNNNNNNNNNNNNNNNNNNNNNNNNNNNNNNNNNNNNNNNNNNNNNNNNNNNNNNNNNNNNNNNNNNNNNNNNNNNNNNNNNNNNNNNNNNNNNNNNNNNNNNNNNNNNNNNNNNNNNNNNNNNNNNNNNNNNNNNNNNNNNNNNNNNNNNNNNNNNNNNNNNNNNNNNNNNNNNNNNNNNNNNNNNNNNNNNNNNNNNNNNNNNNNNNNNNNNNNNNNNNNNNNNNNNNNNNNNNNNNNNNNNNNNNNNNNNNNNNNNNNNNNNNNNNNNNNNNNNNNNNNNNNNNNNNNNNNNNNNNNNNNNNNNNNNNNNNNNNNNNNNNNNNNNNNNNNNNNNNNNNNNNNNNNNNNNNNNNNNNNNNNNNNNNNNNNNNNNNNNNNNNNNNNNNNNNNNNNNNNNNNNNNNNNNNNNNNNNNNNNNNNNNNNNNNNNNNNNNNNNNNNNNNNNNNNNNNNNNNNNNNNNNNNNNNNNNNNNNNNNNNNNNNNNNNNNNNNNNNNNNNNNNNNNNNNNNNNNNNNNNNNNNNNNNNNNNNNNNNNNNNNNNNNNNNNNNNNNNNNNNNNNNNNNNNNNNNNNNNNNNNNNNNNNNNNNNNNNNNNNNNNNNNNNNNNNNNNNNNNNNNNNNNNNNNNNNNNNNNNNNNNNNNNNNNNNNNNNNNNNNNNNNNNNNNNNNNNNNNNNNNNNNNNNNNNNNNNNNNNNNNNNNNNNNNNNNNNNNNNNNNNNNNNNNNNNNNNNNNNNNNNNNNNNNNNNNNNNNNNNNNNNNNNNNNNNNNNNNNNNNNNNNNNNNNNNNNNNNNNNNNNNNNNNNNNNNNNNNNNNNNNNNNNNNNNNNNNNNNNNNNNNNNNNNNNNNNNNNNNNNNNNNNNNNNNNNNNNNNNNNNNNNNNNNNNNNNNNNNNNNNNNNNNNNNNNNNNNNNNNNNNNNNNNNNNNNNNNNNNNNNNNNNNNNNNNNNNNNNNNNNNNNNNNNNNNNNNNNNNNNNNNNNNNNNNNNNNNNNNNNNNNNNNNNNNNNNNNNNNNNNNNNNNNNNNNNNNNNNNNNNNNNNNNNNNNNNNNNNNNNNNNNNNNNNNNNNNNNNNNNNNNNNNNNNNNNNNNNNNNNNNNNNNNNNNNNNNNNNNNNNNNNNNN is part of the Pyxicephalus adspersus chromosome 12, UCB_Pads_2.0, whole genome shotgun sequence genome and harbors:
- the LOC140342728 gene encoding CD48 antigen-like isoform X1, with the translated sequence MFVPFIRNVYLCLIVFAGTHVSGGNVDPINVYGIINQSIHLKLSVDLPHPEVYWNFQSHIMASYVNKKFSVIKKEFKERLEMMDNGRVLRIGELRLEDSGKYYVTITSNNTVYEASYNLTVYEPVPTPSIGITKKRDNYWCNATLNCSVPTNKTTLSYTWKYRHRDPNFQLYNNTGNTIHVSLKNDSWDTEFMCIVQNPADSKNVSEKINCTDYNGRGNSSRSYYVYLVLIVIAVIAVIIALAILVHLNTRKKKPTQGGIPPLTENVYREPQYIQVTTFRPNDNREEWNNSIYDSSPRHQHKAVSIYATVEHPSNRNR